The following coding sequences are from one Triticum dicoccoides isolate Atlit2015 ecotype Zavitan chromosome 4A, WEW_v2.0, whole genome shotgun sequence window:
- the LOC119288412 gene encoding probable leucine-rich repeat receptor-like protein kinase At1g35710, giving the protein MEMDVPPKMLASLTMTILMTMMATSMTLAADAAVLEGQARALLIWKDSLDNQSHQALHSWGNTSTPCNWRGISCDTSVQRHQHWPVISGISLRGMRLRGALESLNFSALRTLTRLDLSHNLLTGSIPPSIEVLRELHALLLQGNQIRGSIPLGLGNLTKLYSLMLHGNELSGEIPSQIGNMSSLVTLNLSSNHLVGHIPCEIGHMKHLVALDLSSNNLFGKIPSSIGGLTELTSLYLYSNKLSGQIPRELGYLLNLKDLQLGINTLSGFIPRFFHNLTKLTVLILRLNKLSGLIPPKIDYLSTLEYLDLSENILSGSIPNSIRNLTKLTTLCLNNNQLSGLIPQELDYLANLEYLDLSENIFSGSIPNSIGNLTKLTSLYLYNNQLSGHIPRELGYLENLENFLLSNNTLTGLIPNSIGNLTKLTNLFLFMNQIFGRIPQELGRLKNLEFLNLGNNTLTGSIPKSIENSTKLTWLFLYSNDTSLEN; this is encoded by the coding sequence ATGGAGATGGATGTACCACCCAAAATGCTTGCCTCTCTCACCATGACCATACTAATGACGATGATGGCCACCTCCATGACACTTGCGGCGGATGCAGCGGTGCTCGAAGGACAAGCAAGAGCACTCCTCATCTGGAAAGATAGCCTCGACAACCAAAGCCATCAAGCCCTGCACTCCTGGGGAAACACATCGACGCCTTGCAACTGGCGCGGCATCAGTTGTGATACCAGTGTGCAGCGACACCAGCATTGGCCAGTGATCAGCGGCATCTCTCTGCGGGGTATGCGGCTGAGAGGGGCTCTGGAGTCCCTCAACTTCTCGGCCTTGAGGACCTTGACACGCCTTGACCTCTCACACAACCTCCTCACTGGGAGCATTCCTCCTAGTATCGAGGTCCTTCGCGAGCTCCATGCTCTTCTTCTGCAAGGCAACCAGATAAGAGGCTCAATCCCACTAGGTCTAGGAAATCTcacaaaattgtattccttaatgCTTCATGGAAATGAACTCTCCGGTGAAATACCAAGCCAGATAGGCAACATGAGTAGTCTTGTCACCCTCAACTTGTCAAGCAATCACTTGGTTGGTCATATCCCTTGTGAAATAGGACACATGAAGCACTTAGTTGCATTAGATTTGTCCAGTAATAATCTTTTCGGTAAAATACCAAGCAGCATAGGTGGTTTGACCGAACTCACTAGCTTGTACCTTTACAGTAACAAACTTTCTGGACAAATTCCACGAGAACTAGGTTATCTTCTTAACTTAAAGGACCTGCAACTTGGCATCAACACACTCTCAGGTTTCATTCCACGATTTTTTCATAATTTAACCAAGCTCACCGTGTTAATTCTACGGCTAAACAAACTTTCTGGGCTAATTCCACCAAAAATAGATTACCTTTCGACCTTAGAGTACCTGGATCTTAGTGAAAACATACTCTCGGGTTCCATCCCAAATAGTATAAGAAATTTGACGAAACTCACAACCTTGTGCCTTAACAACAACCAACTTTCTGGGTTAATTCCACAAGAGTTAGATTACCTTGCGAACTTAGAGTACCTGGATCTTAGTGAAAACATATTCTCGGGTTCCATCCCAAATAGCATAggaaatttgaccaaactcacaagctTGTACCTTTACAACAACCAACTTTCTGGGCACATCCCACGAGAACTAGGTTATCTCGAGAACTTAGAGAATTTCttgcttagcaacaacacactaacaggtttgaTCCCAAATAGCATAGGAAATTTGACAAAACTCACTAACTTATTTCTTTTCATGAACCAAATTTTTGGACGCATCCCTCAAGAACTAGGTCGCCTTAAGAACTTAGAGTTCTTGAATCTTGGCAACAATACACTAACTGGTTCCATCCCAAAGAGCATAGAAAATTCGACCAAACTCACATGGTTGTTCCTTTACAGCAACGACACATCCCTCGAGAACTAG